One window of Solwaraspora sp. WMMA2056 genomic DNA carries:
- a CDS encoding isochorismatase family cysteine hydrolase: MTYNQVHPKSHAVEVIDRTETLTRLNDALEIDFTKTAVVQIDMHVRQIDKDWSSFPQNVADRILPNAAAFLDAGRELGLPVIHIMVYQRLVERGMQPRTAIVQSTGRPGTPYGLAPRPGYHPDAPEGYFEWDVMPILGPKPGDYIINTKRQMTSSFLSTDVEHLIRCLGVDTFFVVGINTNNCVSNFSFDAYNRMWTPVIVTDSVGSTHGKDLHEFALQNYPRTIGLAMSSAEALERLTAAKAAAGAPVTAGV; the protein is encoded by the coding sequence ATGACGTACAACCAGGTGCACCCGAAGAGCCACGCCGTCGAGGTCATCGACCGCACCGAGACGTTGACCAGGCTCAACGACGCACTGGAGATCGACTTCACGAAGACCGCCGTCGTGCAGATCGACATGCACGTACGGCAGATCGACAAGGACTGGTCGTCGTTCCCGCAGAACGTGGCCGACCGGATCCTGCCGAACGCCGCCGCCTTCCTGGACGCCGGCCGCGAGCTCGGGCTGCCGGTCATCCACATCATGGTCTACCAACGCCTGGTCGAGCGTGGCATGCAGCCGCGGACCGCGATCGTGCAGAGCACCGGTCGGCCCGGCACGCCGTACGGCCTGGCCCCCCGGCCCGGCTACCACCCGGACGCGCCCGAAGGCTACTTCGAGTGGGACGTGATGCCGATCCTCGGCCCCAAGCCGGGCGACTACATCATCAACACCAAGCGGCAGATGACCAGCAGTTTCCTGTCGACCGACGTGGAGCACCTGATCCGCTGCCTCGGCGTGGACACGTTCTTCGTCGTCGGCATCAACACCAACAACTGTGTCTCCAACTTCTCGTTCGACGCCTACAACCGGATGTGGACACCGGTCATCGTCACCGACTCGGTCGGCTCCACCCACGGCAAGGACCTGCACGAGTTCGCGCTGCAGAACTACCCCCGCACGATCGGCCTGGCGATGTCCTCCGCTGAGGCCCTCGAGCGGCTCACCGCCGCCAAGGCCGCCGCCGGGGCACCGGTGACGGCCGGCGTCTGA
- a CDS encoding ABC transporter ATP-binding protein — translation MTAMPSVTLAQPVDAVAGAGAPAAPDLAPMVSIVDLHKQYRTPEGDVHAVRGISFDIARGEFVTLLGPSGCGKTTILRSVAGLETPTSGEISIGGRVVYSSERRIRLTPARRQIGMVFQSYAIWPHMSAFDNVAYPLRRRRLPKPEIVARTTEVLEQLGLAHAARRSATKLSGGQQQRVAVARALVSRSELILFDEPLSNLDAKLRKEVRQEIRDLQQRLGITVLYVTHDQEEAMAVSDRILVLESGEIKDQGTPARVYSRPADVFAANFVGESETLDGLIVEADDDHWLVQTQIGRLQVARQPHDAARISEPVMLTVRPEHLQLREPTPETAAQTIAGAVRSTSFLGPFAELLVELESGHLVTARVSGSAGAAPGTRVHVRIEPHHIVLLPHRAPAASAA, via the coding sequence ATGACCGCGATGCCAAGCGTGACCCTCGCCCAACCGGTCGACGCCGTCGCCGGGGCCGGGGCACCAGCTGCCCCCGACCTCGCGCCGATGGTGTCGATCGTCGACCTGCACAAGCAGTACCGGACCCCCGAGGGCGACGTGCACGCCGTCCGGGGGATCAGCTTCGACATCGCCCGGGGCGAGTTCGTGACGTTGCTCGGCCCGAGCGGCTGTGGCAAGACCACGATCCTGCGCTCGGTCGCCGGACTGGAGACCCCCACCTCCGGCGAGATATCCATCGGTGGCCGGGTCGTCTACTCGTCCGAGCGGCGCATCCGCCTGACACCGGCCCGACGCCAGATCGGGATGGTGTTCCAGTCGTACGCCATCTGGCCGCACATGTCCGCCTTCGACAACGTCGCCTACCCGCTGCGGCGCCGCCGACTGCCCAAGCCCGAGATCGTCGCCCGGACCACCGAAGTGCTGGAGCAGCTCGGGCTCGCCCACGCCGCGCGACGCTCGGCGACCAAGCTCAGCGGCGGGCAGCAGCAGCGGGTGGCGGTCGCCCGCGCGCTCGTGTCGCGCTCCGAGCTGATCCTGTTCGACGAACCGCTGTCCAACCTCGACGCCAAACTCCGCAAGGAAGTTCGCCAGGAGATCCGCGACCTGCAGCAACGGCTCGGCATCACGGTCCTCTACGTCACCCACGACCAGGAGGAGGCGATGGCGGTCTCGGACCGGATCCTGGTCCTGGAAAGCGGCGAGATCAAGGACCAGGGCACGCCGGCCCGGGTGTACTCGCGCCCCGCCGACGTGTTCGCCGCCAACTTCGTCGGCGAGAGCGAGACCCTCGACGGCCTCATCGTCGAGGCCGACGACGACCACTGGCTGGTGCAGACCCAGATCGGGCGGCTGCAGGTGGCCCGACAGCCGCACGACGCCGCTCGGATCTCCGAACCGGTCATGCTCACCGTCCGCCCGGAGCATCTGCAGCTGCGGGAACCGACCCCGGAGACGGCGGCGCAGACCATCGCCGGTGCGGTCCGGTCCACCTCGTTCCTCGGCCCGTTCGCCGAACTGCTCGTCGAGCTGGAGTCCGGCCACCTGGTCACGGCCCGGGTCAGCGGCAGCGCGGGCGCCGCGCCGGGCACCCGGGTCCACGTGCGGATCGAGCCGCACCACATCGTCCTGCTGCCCCACCGCGCGCCAGCCGCCAGCGCCGCGTGA
- a CDS encoding alpha/beta hydrolase: MQEPAAIIAAECVVPTDDGELPGTVDLPDGPVRAAVVVVHGSAAGHRSYCCYTHVGRVLTAHGVAVLRYDRRAPLEPGRDVPLRLQAADAAAAARTAREIVGGDVRLGLWGLSQGAWAAPMAAAHHPELFTFQILVSSCGVSPAAQMRHGTAEQLRRHGYGDTELTGLAELRTGWEAYQRGQLDRPTAQALVDRYADRPWFPLAYVPRELPSAGGGWRDMDLDPTGIFAGVRCPTLLFYGETDSWMPIDDSIAAWRRASSAELTVHRVAGHDHLLMREGSDADPAVGDNRAAEEAISQQYADQMAAWLTLGLR; this comes from the coding sequence GTGCAAGAACCCGCAGCGATCATCGCGGCCGAGTGCGTCGTCCCGACCGACGACGGCGAGTTGCCCGGCACTGTCGACCTGCCCGACGGTCCGGTCCGCGCGGCGGTGGTCGTGGTGCACGGATCGGCGGCCGGTCACCGGTCCTACTGTTGCTACACCCACGTCGGCCGGGTGCTCACCGCACACGGTGTGGCGGTGCTGCGCTACGACCGTCGGGCACCGTTGGAGCCCGGTCGCGACGTACCGCTGCGGTTGCAGGCCGCCGACGCGGCGGCTGCGGCCAGGACGGCGCGCGAGATCGTCGGCGGCGATGTGCGACTCGGCCTGTGGGGGCTGAGCCAGGGTGCCTGGGCTGCGCCGATGGCCGCCGCACACCATCCGGAGCTGTTCACCTTCCAGATCCTGGTGTCCTCGTGCGGGGTGTCACCGGCGGCGCAGATGCGGCACGGCACCGCCGAGCAGCTGCGCCGGCACGGGTACGGCGACACCGAGCTGACCGGCCTGGCCGAGCTGCGCACCGGGTGGGAGGCGTACCAGCGGGGGCAGCTGGACCGTCCGACGGCGCAGGCGCTCGTCGACCGGTACGCGGACCGCCCCTGGTTCCCGCTGGCGTACGTGCCCCGCGAGTTGCCGTCTGCCGGCGGCGGCTGGCGGGACATGGACCTGGATCCGACCGGGATCTTCGCCGGGGTGCGCTGCCCGACGCTGCTGTTCTACGGCGAGACCGACAGCTGGATGCCGATCGACGACAGCATCGCGGCGTGGCGGCGAGCCTCGTCGGCGGAGCTGACCGTGCACCGCGTCGCCGGCCACGACCATCTGCTGATGCGCGAAGGCTCCGACGCGGACCCGGCCGTCGGCGACAACCGGGCCGCCGAGGAGGCCATCAGCCAGCAGTACGCCGACCAGATGGCCGCCTGGCTTACGCTCGGACTCCGCTGA
- a CDS encoding DUF3320 domain-containing protein, producing the protein MDDRPGNDIVAALGLWRETLVSLTGTNRLINFKQSKTGTVQIVSPTGTEILTGLKNGAVWALLGSQDEEDEASDVLRQPALPVDATALARVTRPDNEVGPVLRNLMRRSNQEYVDRGLSVLYLALGMLRWHEPDGTAQNSPLLLVPVRLAASGPRQRPLLRIGDDDPVLNPALTLRLQEFGITLPAVDDLADLDLGVLLDQVGMAVGERSGWHVTASAVISCFSFHKEAMYRDLLDNEDRVLAHPIVRAIAQQDPTGQTRDYHFDDIRPTEIDQEAPPESTPLVLDADSSQRACIAAALAGRSFVMDGPPGTGKSQTIANMIGALLHAGKTVLFVSEKAAALEVVRNRLAAAGLENYLLELHSHKASRKEVAAALAHALDNVPVPPPGMDPVSRRTLVERRQQLNAYAEAMNKVREPLGFSLHHVLGLIAALDHVPAAPLPACAPAELDPESLQAIRATAGRIARAWRPASQGQSFLWRGVTERASLEARLFQARSSVERLDGMTRVNRELAEAFEIGRPDETPVLVALAAQQAGRPSGVPDEWLRVPDFGTVTSAAAALTSELVAFHSAARAASDQAGVDWTDLPDPATLPDSPAVASIGPAALDLSGADTATAQQLADRFAEDANRLTDRLQALARLSELMGLPLVRTLTDADNALRLADLAYTKHRPERSWLDPGGLAPVSAAAALLERLTVELTAAETVARVHYTDAAIAAPLTELQERFTNLHKGLGKLRGRYRQDRVAVEAISVPGVTIEVAVANLPLAIKWQSAHAALASAAADQAACLGGYWQERKTDFTALRAAIAYAVEIVRRSPADSMTGVANYICAANPVSELRTLISGIHADLNRWRSGLVPTPQLGPRTELMLEPFEVAISWLRDHIAPLTAVAVRAGAVSAATGRNLTLAQADELLRLRQSVIAAHDALTASAPSHRASFGDLLYQGVETDAAAVSDALAWAAATRRVRTGVDAVLTDGQVKRLAETRETGNLAEAYASWRTNRDSVVEAFEPSRHLELLAELDDFDSARELIEELRQDSAGQDEWFAYQEARAELAGHQLDGVIDFCIQQGILGGEVPKVIERALLRGWADEIIRTDPALHPLPAGERDVLVERYRELDRQLVPTATSDIIQAVNRRRPERADIGEPARIRREGMKKRRHIPVRQLIGETRRTVLGIKPCFMMSPLAVSQYLPADLSFDVVIFDEASQVTPGDAINCIYRGHALITAGDDRQLPPTSFFARLGEDTDDDDTDIADFQSILELAKASGAFRNLGLRWHYRSRHEALIAFSNQAFYEGKLITFPGAHSDDSDHGVELLPVAGVYGRSGTRDNPIEADQVVKRVLHHYSTRPGLSLGVVTFSVAQADAIQSALDRALTERPDLERHFSTDRLHGFFVKSLEAVQGDERDVMIFSIGYGPDANGKVSTNFGALNRDKGWRRLNVAITRARQRVEIVSSVRAGDIPDSDNESVSFLRGYLDFAERGPAALALDLGPSGRGTDSPFEDSVIDVIRSWGYRVEPQVGAAGYRIDIGLWHPGHPGAFALGIECDGAMYHSAPAARDRDRLREQVLRGLGWNLHRIWGTAWYRNRRHEEERLRAAIVAAVNAPVRGRLTYREPGIERPVVRTAEVITDAVPDWTEPYRTAEVSPLPYWVDKSDASSRYEMRGGVEEIAAVEGPVHVELVRQRLRDAWDIGRFGSKIKTNLDAAIRLADVTRIGDFIDVPDRTVTAVRLPTDKVQRKVEQVSDEELRLAVTRLLDSGGTVAREELMTVVSRMYGWGRLGSEIRGRLSAVIGQLIASGTVTADSIGLHCAPPQRQRTESM; encoded by the coding sequence ATGGACGATCGCCCCGGCAACGACATCGTGGCCGCGCTAGGGCTGTGGCGGGAGACGCTGGTGAGTCTCACCGGTACCAATCGTCTGATCAACTTCAAGCAGTCGAAGACCGGCACGGTGCAGATCGTCAGCCCTACTGGCACGGAGATTCTCACCGGGCTCAAGAACGGGGCCGTCTGGGCCCTGTTGGGCAGCCAGGACGAGGAGGACGAGGCCAGCGATGTTCTACGGCAGCCGGCGCTGCCAGTGGACGCTACGGCGCTCGCCCGAGTGACGAGACCGGACAACGAAGTCGGCCCAGTGCTGCGCAACCTGATGCGCAGAAGCAACCAGGAGTACGTCGACCGCGGTCTGTCGGTCCTCTACCTGGCGCTCGGGATGCTTCGGTGGCATGAACCGGACGGCACAGCGCAGAACAGTCCGCTGCTGCTCGTGCCGGTACGGCTCGCGGCGAGTGGTCCCCGGCAACGTCCCCTGCTGCGCATCGGCGACGACGATCCAGTGCTCAACCCCGCACTGACGCTGCGGCTGCAGGAATTCGGCATCACACTGCCGGCAGTCGACGACCTGGCCGATCTTGATCTCGGTGTCCTTCTCGACCAGGTGGGTATGGCCGTGGGCGAACGGTCTGGCTGGCATGTCACCGCCAGCGCGGTGATCTCCTGTTTTTCCTTCCACAAGGAGGCGATGTACCGGGATCTGCTCGACAACGAGGATCGGGTCCTGGCGCATCCGATCGTGCGCGCCATCGCCCAGCAGGATCCGACCGGGCAGACCCGTGACTATCACTTCGACGACATCCGGCCAACGGAGATCGACCAGGAGGCCCCGCCGGAGAGTACCCCGCTCGTCCTCGACGCAGACTCCTCCCAGCGCGCATGCATCGCCGCTGCTCTCGCCGGCCGGAGCTTCGTCATGGACGGTCCACCCGGCACCGGCAAATCCCAGACGATCGCCAACATGATCGGTGCGCTACTGCACGCTGGGAAGACCGTGCTGTTCGTCTCTGAGAAGGCCGCTGCCCTGGAGGTGGTGCGGAACAGGCTGGCCGCCGCTGGCCTTGAGAATTACCTCCTTGAGTTGCACAGCCACAAGGCGAGCCGTAAGGAGGTCGCCGCAGCCCTGGCCCACGCGTTGGACAATGTGCCGGTGCCGCCGCCCGGCATGGACCCCGTCAGCCGTCGGACCCTCGTGGAACGACGCCAGCAGCTTAACGCGTACGCGGAGGCGATGAACAAAGTACGCGAGCCTCTAGGCTTCTCTCTGCATCACGTCCTCGGGCTGATCGCGGCGCTTGACCATGTTCCGGCCGCTCCGCTACCTGCGTGCGCACCGGCCGAGCTCGACCCCGAGTCGCTCCAGGCGATCCGAGCCACCGCTGGTCGCATCGCCCGTGCCTGGCGTCCGGCTTCCCAGGGCCAGAGCTTCCTCTGGCGCGGCGTCACCGAGCGGGCGTCCTTGGAAGCACGGCTGTTCCAGGCTCGGTCGTCGGTCGAGCGGCTCGACGGCATGACCCGGGTCAACCGAGAGTTGGCGGAGGCTTTCGAGATCGGCCGCCCCGACGAGACTCCCGTCCTCGTCGCACTGGCCGCGCAGCAGGCCGGTCGCCCGTCCGGCGTACCGGACGAATGGTTGCGCGTGCCTGACTTCGGCACTGTGACCTCGGCCGCAGCCGCACTTACTTCAGAACTGGTGGCCTTCCACTCGGCGGCGCGCGCGGCATCGGACCAGGCAGGCGTCGATTGGACCGACCTGCCGGACCCGGCGACCCTGCCCGACTCGCCCGCCGTTGCCAGCATCGGCCCTGCTGCCCTTGACCTGTCAGGCGCGGATACGGCAACCGCTCAGCAACTCGCCGACCGGTTCGCCGAGGACGCCAACCGGCTCACCGATCGACTGCAGGCGCTGGCTCGGCTGAGCGAGCTGATGGGTCTACCCCTGGTGCGTACCTTGACTGATGCCGACAATGCGCTGCGGTTGGCCGACCTTGCCTACACCAAGCACCGCCCAGAACGAAGCTGGCTCGATCCGGGCGGGCTCGCACCCGTGAGTGCAGCTGCCGCACTGTTGGAGCGCTTGACGGTCGAGCTGACCGCAGCCGAGACAGTAGCCCGCGTCCACTACACCGACGCCGCCATCGCGGCGCCGCTTACTGAACTGCAGGAGCGTTTCACCAACCTGCACAAGGGCCTGGGCAAGCTGCGCGGCCGTTACCGCCAGGACCGTGTAGCCGTCGAGGCCATCTCCGTACCCGGGGTGACGATCGAGGTTGCAGTCGCGAACCTGCCGTTGGCCATCAAGTGGCAGAGTGCCCACGCGGCATTGGCGTCTGCGGCAGCCGACCAGGCCGCATGCCTAGGCGGCTACTGGCAGGAGCGGAAGACCGACTTCACGGCGCTCCGAGCGGCCATCGCCTACGCGGTGGAGATCGTCCGGCGCAGCCCTGCCGATTCGATGACCGGCGTCGCCAACTACATCTGCGCGGCGAACCCCGTCAGCGAGCTGCGTACGCTGATCAGCGGCATCCACGCCGACCTGAATCGGTGGCGGTCCGGCCTGGTGCCGACACCGCAGCTCGGTCCCCGGACCGAGCTCATGCTGGAGCCGTTCGAGGTCGCGATCAGCTGGTTGCGTGACCACATCGCGCCGCTGACTGCGGTCGCCGTACGGGCAGGTGCGGTCAGTGCGGCGACCGGCCGAAACCTCACACTCGCTCAGGCAGACGAACTGCTACGGCTACGACAGAGCGTCATAGCCGCGCATGACGCTCTCACTGCATCGGCGCCCAGCCATCGGGCGAGCTTCGGTGACCTGCTCTACCAAGGCGTCGAGACCGACGCAGCGGCTGTCAGTGATGCTCTCGCCTGGGCAGCGGCGACCCGACGTGTCCGCACCGGTGTCGATGCAGTCCTGACCGATGGGCAGGTCAAACGGCTCGCCGAGACCCGCGAGACCGGCAACCTCGCCGAGGCGTATGCCAGTTGGCGGACCAACCGTGACAGTGTCGTCGAAGCCTTCGAGCCGTCCCGGCACCTGGAACTCCTCGCCGAACTCGACGACTTCGACAGCGCGCGGGAACTGATCGAGGAACTTCGTCAGGACAGCGCCGGGCAGGACGAGTGGTTCGCCTACCAGGAGGCGCGCGCCGAGCTGGCCGGCCACCAGCTCGACGGGGTCATCGACTTCTGTATCCAGCAGGGCATCCTGGGCGGCGAGGTGCCCAAGGTCATTGAGCGGGCACTGCTCCGGGGCTGGGCCGACGAGATCATCCGGACCGATCCCGCCCTGCATCCCCTGCCGGCAGGGGAGCGTGACGTGCTTGTCGAGCGATACCGCGAACTCGACCGGCAACTCGTGCCGACTGCCACCAGCGACATCATCCAGGCGGTCAACAGACGTCGACCTGAGCGTGCCGACATCGGTGAGCCGGCGCGGATCCGCCGGGAAGGGATGAAGAAGCGCAGGCACATCCCTGTACGCCAGCTGATCGGCGAAACACGCCGGACCGTGCTCGGGATCAAGCCCTGCTTCATGATGTCGCCGCTGGCGGTCAGCCAGTACCTACCGGCAGACCTCAGCTTCGACGTGGTGATCTTCGACGAGGCGTCGCAGGTGACCCCCGGAGACGCGATCAACTGTATCTACCGGGGCCACGCCCTGATCACCGCAGGCGACGACCGCCAGTTGCCGCCCACGTCGTTCTTCGCCCGGCTCGGCGAGGACACCGACGATGACGACACCGACATCGCAGATTTCCAGTCGATCCTCGAACTGGCGAAGGCATCCGGAGCTTTCCGGAATCTCGGTCTGCGCTGGCACTACCGCAGCCGGCACGAGGCGTTGATCGCCTTCTCCAACCAGGCCTTCTACGAGGGCAAGCTGATCACCTTCCCTGGCGCGCACAGTGACGACTCGGACCATGGTGTCGAGCTTCTGCCCGTTGCCGGCGTCTACGGTCGCAGTGGTACCCGAGACAACCCGATCGAGGCCGATCAGGTGGTGAAGCGGGTCCTGCACCATTACTCCACCCGGCCGGGGCTGAGCCTCGGCGTGGTCACTTTTTCGGTGGCCCAGGCCGACGCGATCCAGTCGGCGCTGGACCGGGCGCTGACCGAGCGACCTGACCTCGAACGCCACTTCAGCACCGACCGGCTGCACGGCTTCTTCGTCAAGAGCCTGGAGGCGGTCCAAGGCGACGAACGCGACGTCATGATCTTCTCGATCGGCTACGGTCCTGACGCCAACGGCAAGGTTAGTACGAACTTCGGTGCTCTCAACCGGGACAAGGGCTGGCGTCGGCTCAACGTGGCGATCACCCGCGCTCGTCAACGCGTGGAGATCGTTTCTTCCGTCCGGGCCGGGGACATTCCAGACTCGGACAACGAGAGCGTCAGCTTCCTGCGCGGCTACCTTGACTTCGCCGAGCGTGGACCGGCCGCCTTGGCACTCGACCTCGGGCCGAGTGGGCGCGGCACCGACAGCCCGTTCGAGGACTCGGTGATCGACGTCATCCGCTCCTGGGGCTACCGGGTCGAACCGCAGGTTGGCGCAGCCGGCTACCGCATCGACATCGGCTTGTGGCATCCGGGTCATCCGGGGGCCTTTGCTCTCGGCATCGAATGCGACGGTGCGATGTACCACTCGGCGCCAGCGGCCCGGGACCGAGACCGGCTCCGGGAGCAGGTGCTCCGTGGTCTCGGGTGGAATCTGCACCGTATCTGGGGAACCGCCTGGTACCGCAACCGTCGTCATGAGGAGGAACGTCTCCGGGCTGCGATCGTCGCGGCCGTCAACGCCCCGGTACGGGGGCGCCTCACCTATCGGGAACCCGGAATCGAACGGCCGGTAGTGCGGACGGCGGAAGTCATCACCGATGCGGTCCCGGACTGGACCGAGCCGTACCGGACGGCTGAGGTGAGCCCGCTGCCGTACTGGGTCGACAAGTCTGATGCATCTAGCCGCTACGAGATGCGCGGCGGTGTCGAGGAGATCGCTGCCGTAGAGGGCCCGGTGCACGTCGAACTGGTCCGCCAACGGCTGCGGGACGCGTGGGACATCGGGCGGTTCGGATCCAAGATCAAGACGAACCTGGACGCCGCGATCCGTCTCGCCGACGTCACCCGGATCGGCGACTTCATCGACGTGCCGGACCGGACCGTTACTGCTGTCCGGCTTCCCACTGACAAGGTGCAGCGCAAGGTGGAACAGGTCTCCGACGAGGAGCTGCGCCTAGCTGTCACCCGGCTGCTCGACAGCGGCGGCACCGTCGCTCGGGAGGAACTGATGACTGTCGTCTCCCGAATGTACGGGTGGGGTCGACTCGGTTCCGAGATCCGAGGACGGCTGAGTGCGGTCATCGGGCAGTTGATCGCCAGCGGCACGGTGACGGCCGACTCGATCGGATTGCACTGTGCGCCCCCTCAACGGCAAAGGACTGAGTCGATGTAG
- a CDS encoding exonuclease domain-containing protein, which yields MINKFAGRCGSCRGAVAAQAGQAINHGSGWQTFHNQCVPVRKAPPVGTHQGWHRLPLAAFDLEATLSDPMEARIVSAALVLPDGTRRTWLVNPGVPIPADATELHGITDEMVREQGMPPEVAVAEIAHLVAEQIASATPLVAFYASYDITTLHTELARLGLPRLNWANSTVIDPLILHKQVEPNWYDSKRLADLCRYYEVELTQAHDALADGLAALGLARSIAARHPRIAQMPVDVLHKYQVQWHFDQATDLQRYFDRVGKGETVSTEWPLETKPR from the coding sequence ATGATCAACAAGTTCGCGGGCAGGTGCGGAAGCTGCCGTGGGGCGGTAGCCGCCCAAGCCGGGCAGGCCATCAACCACGGCAGCGGCTGGCAGACCTTCCACAACCAGTGTGTCCCTGTGCGGAAGGCGCCACCGGTCGGCACGCACCAGGGTTGGCATCGGCTACCGCTGGCCGCGTTCGACCTGGAAGCGACCCTCTCGGACCCCATGGAGGCCCGCATCGTCTCGGCCGCGCTCGTGCTCCCCGACGGGACCCGACGAACCTGGCTGGTCAATCCAGGTGTGCCGATTCCAGCCGATGCGACAGAGCTGCATGGCATCACCGACGAGATGGTCCGCGAACAAGGGATGCCACCGGAGGTAGCCGTTGCGGAGATCGCCCACCTGGTAGCGGAGCAGATCGCCAGCGCAACCCCACTGGTTGCCTTCTACGCCTCTTACGACATCACGACACTGCATACCGAGCTTGCCCGCCTTGGCCTTCCGAGGTTAAACTGGGCCAATTCCACCGTTATTGACCCACTGATTCTCCACAAGCAGGTCGAGCCGAACTGGTACGACTCCAAACGGCTGGCAGATCTATGCCGGTACTACGAAGTTGAGCTGACCCAGGCGCACGATGCCCTCGCCGACGGTCTGGCTGCGCTGGGTCTTGCCAGGTCGATCGCGGCCCGCCATCCGCGCATCGCCCAAATGCCAGTCGATGTCCTACACAAGTACCAGGTCCAATGGCACTTCGACCAGGCCACTGACCTCCAGCGCTACTTTGACCGGGTGGGCAAGGGCGAGACCGTCAGCACCGAGTGGCCGCTGGAGACGAAACCTCGCTGA
- a CDS encoding NERD domain-containing protein, which yields MRDDRWTTVTPSQYHFERAALEHIRRHLPDVEPYRAWSNFTFTADTGHVYEVDLLVAAPSGLYLIEIKSLRGRLANSGPNWIAGEPGSVRTFDNPLHLADLKAKRLRSLLDRQAAKQSVRLRIPYVQGAVFLSLPGLRVQLDDHQLHWVFGPESTPGQAAGPLPGIWSGLLDAPPRDERRQVSPELSKSLPQLLNGVGIGRSRRYEQVGSWKLDSKPFDVGPTWQDHLAEHAQLPHEHRRVRIYLT from the coding sequence ATGCGGGACGACCGGTGGACCACGGTGACGCCATCGCAGTACCACTTCGAGCGAGCTGCGTTGGAGCACATCCGTCGACACCTTCCCGACGTCGAGCCCTACCGTGCCTGGTCGAACTTCACCTTCACCGCCGACACCGGGCACGTCTACGAGGTCGATCTGCTGGTAGCTGCCCCCAGTGGTCTCTACCTCATCGAGATCAAGAGCCTGCGCGGCCGGCTGGCCAACAGCGGGCCCAACTGGATCGCCGGCGAGCCCGGGTCGGTCCGTACCTTCGACAATCCGCTGCATCTGGCGGACCTCAAGGCCAAGCGGCTACGTTCGTTGCTCGACCGGCAGGCGGCCAAGCAGTCCGTGCGGCTCCGGATCCCGTACGTGCAGGGTGCGGTGTTCCTGTCGCTGCCGGGCCTCAGGGTGCAGCTCGACGACCATCAGCTGCACTGGGTGTTCGGGCCGGAGTCGACACCGGGTCAGGCAGCCGGCCCGCTGCCGGGCATCTGGTCGGGGCTGCTCGACGCCCCGCCGCGCGACGAGCGCCGCCAGGTGTCGCCTGAGCTGTCGAAGTCGCTGCCCCAGCTCCTCAACGGCGTGGGCATCGGGCGCAGCCGCCGCTACGAGCAGGTCGGCTCCTGGAAGCTCGACTCCAAGCCGTTCGACGTCGGCCCGACCTGGCAGGACCATCTCGCCGAGCACGCCCAACTGCCGCATGAGCACCGCCGGGTACGGATCTACCTAACTTGA